A region of Thermovibrio ammonificans HB-1 DNA encodes the following proteins:
- the rlmN gene encoding 23S rRNA (adenine(2503)-C(2))-methyltransferase RlmN: protein MVKVKDLTLPELKEFVTSLGFEPYRAKQIAQWLYKKRVSSFDQMTNLSKEARKLLSEKAQIDLLKLVKVEESKDGTRKYLFELEDGSRIESVFIPEKDWNTLCVSTQVGCPAGCRFCLTAKDGFTRNLTAGEIVDQYIQVQRDVGENRRISNVVFMGMGEPLLNFDNVKKAVEIMTHRDMLDLSTRKVTVSTVGIVPGIDRMAKEMNKVKLAVSLHATTDEVRNMLVPLNRKYPIGEIMAALRRYPADNNRRIMIEYVMLKGVNDSLEDARRLVKLVKGIPVKVNLIPFNPYPGAEFEPTPREQIEAFQKVLWDHNIAAFIRDSRGQDISAACGMLRTKEKACSA, encoded by the coding sequence ATGGTAAAGGTAAAGGACCTGACCCTTCCTGAGCTTAAGGAATTCGTTACCTCTTTGGGGTTTGAGCCTTACAGGGCCAAGCAGATAGCCCAGTGGCTCTACAAGAAGAGGGTCTCCTCTTTTGACCAGATGACCAACCTCTCTAAGGAGGCGCGGAAGCTCCTTTCCGAGAAGGCGCAGATAGACCTTTTGAAGCTTGTAAAGGTTGAGGAGTCTAAAGACGGCACCAGGAAGTACCTTTTTGAGCTTGAAGACGGCAGCCGCATAGAGTCGGTTTTCATACCCGAGAAGGACTGGAACACCTTGTGCGTTTCCACTCAGGTGGGTTGCCCGGCCGGGTGTAGGTTCTGCCTTACTGCCAAAGACGGTTTCACCAGGAACCTGACTGCCGGCGAGATAGTGGACCAGTACATCCAGGTTCAGAGGGATGTAGGTGAGAACAGGCGCATCTCCAACGTTGTTTTCATGGGTATGGGAGAGCCTCTGCTGAACTTCGACAACGTGAAAAAGGCCGTTGAGATTATGACCCACAGGGATATGCTCGACCTCTCAACGAGGAAGGTGACCGTTTCCACCGTGGGGATAGTTCCGGGCATAGACCGAATGGCCAAGGAGATGAACAAGGTTAAGTTGGCCGTTTCCCTTCACGCAACTACCGATGAAGTGAGAAACATGCTCGTTCCCCTGAACAGAAAGTACCCCATAGGGGAGATTATGGCCGCCCTGAGGCGCTATCCGGCCGACAACAACAGGCGGATAATGATTGAGTACGTAATGCTAAAAGGGGTTAACGACTCCCTTGAGGATGCCCGAAGGCTGGTGAAGCTCGTAAAGGGCATCCCCGTTAAGGTGAACCTCATTCCCTTTAACCCCTACCCGGGTGCCGAGTTTGAGCCCACTCCGAGGGAGCAGATAGAGGCCTTCCAGAAAGTTCTGTGGGACCATAACATTGCGGCCTTCATAAGGGACTCCAGGGGGCAGGATATCTCTGCCGCCTGTGGTATGCTCAGAACAAAGGAGAAGGCGTGTAGCGCTTAA
- a CDS encoding Trm112 family protein, with amino-acid sequence MLPEELLKLLACPKCKGDLEYREKEQKLVCHKCKLAYPVIDDIPVMLPDEAEPLEE; translated from the coding sequence ATGTTGCCCGAAGAGCTGCTGAAGCTCCTGGCCTGCCCCAAGTGTAAGGGGGACCTTGAGTACAGGGAGAAGGAGCAGAAGTTGGTGTGCCACAAGTGTAAGCTTGCCTATCCGGTAATAGACGATATCCCCGTGATGCTGCCCGACGAAGCCGAGCCTCTGGAGGAGTAG
- the hisD gene encoding histidinol dehydrogenase produces the protein MKVVNLRKENWQKDPDLLRIKTRGQGLESRYAPAVLEIIENVRQFRDTAVFGYAKKFDRVELTPENVKVSEREIEEAFNRVPKEVVKAIEFAVERVRRFHEHQKENSYFVTEPGIVLGQKVTPLDSAGIYVPGGKASYPSSVVMNAVPAKVAGVEKVVMITPAIGSLEVNPYTLVAAKLSGVNEIYRVGGAHGVAAVAFGTESIPKVDKIVGPGNIYVALAKKFLFGTVDIDMVAGPSEILVIADESANPDWVATDLLSQAEHDELAGAFLVTHSDRVAQEVVKAVEEKLKKLSRKEIARKAIENFGTVFLTEDVNHSCDVANEIAPEHLEVATKEPFGLLDRIKHAGAIFLGHYTCESLGDYVLGPNHVLPTGGSARFFSPLGVYDFIKRSSVIYVTPEGFKQVGWAARELAECEGLEAHRLAVEVREAFKIIAKSLAEEKR, from the coding sequence ATGAAAGTTGTTAACCTTCGCAAAGAGAACTGGCAGAAAGACCCCGACCTCCTGAGAATAAAAACCAGAGGGCAGGGCTTAGAGAGCAGATACGCACCTGCCGTTCTGGAGATAATCGAAAACGTTAGGCAGTTCAGGGACACAGCCGTATTCGGCTACGCAAAGAAGTTCGACCGAGTAGAGCTCACCCCCGAGAACGTAAAGGTCTCCGAAAGGGAGATAGAGGAGGCCTTCAACAGAGTTCCAAAAGAGGTGGTAAAGGCGATAGAGTTCGCCGTAGAGCGGGTCAGGCGGTTCCACGAGCACCAAAAGGAGAACTCCTACTTTGTAACAGAGCCCGGAATAGTGCTGGGTCAGAAAGTTACACCGCTGGACTCTGCCGGCATCTACGTTCCGGGAGGAAAGGCCTCTTACCCCTCTTCGGTGGTTATGAACGCCGTACCCGCAAAGGTTGCAGGCGTTGAAAAGGTTGTAATGATAACCCCGGCAATAGGCTCCCTCGAGGTCAACCCCTACACGCTGGTTGCCGCGAAGCTCTCGGGAGTAAACGAGATATACAGAGTAGGAGGCGCCCACGGGGTTGCGGCGGTAGCCTTCGGAACAGAGTCCATTCCCAAGGTAGACAAAATAGTTGGGCCGGGGAACATATACGTGGCACTGGCCAAGAAGTTCCTCTTCGGCACCGTAGATATAGACATGGTTGCCGGACCCAGCGAAATCCTGGTAATAGCCGATGAGTCTGCAAACCCCGACTGGGTTGCAACCGACCTCCTCTCTCAAGCCGAGCACGACGAGCTTGCAGGGGCGTTCCTCGTAACCCACAGCGACCGGGTAGCCCAGGAGGTTGTTAAGGCGGTTGAGGAAAAGCTGAAGAAGCTCTCCCGTAAGGAGATAGCCCGAAAAGCCATAGAGAACTTCGGAACGGTATTCCTTACAGAAGACGTAAACCACTCCTGCGACGTGGCAAACGAGATTGCCCCGGAACACCTGGAGGTTGCAACGAAGGAGCCTTTCGGCCTGCTGGACCGGATTAAACACGCAGGTGCCATATTCTTAGGACACTACACCTGCGAGAGCCTGGGCGACTACGTATTGGGGCCGAACCACGTCCTCCCGACCGGAGGAAGCGCAAGGTTCTTCTCACCCCTGGGCGTTTACGACTTCATAAAGCGCTCCTCGGTAATCTACGTAACTCCCGAAGGGTTCAAGCAGGTGGGCTGGGCCGCAAGGGAGCTTGCAGAGTGCGAGGGGCTTGAAGCCCACAGGCTTGCAGTTGAAGTTCGCGAAGCCTTCAAGATAATTGCCAAGTCGTTAGCAGAGGAAAAGAGATGA
- a CDS encoding aspartate carbamoyltransferase catalytic subunit: MRDLICAQQITPELFSEIYETALKVKEALRRGRKKFSTLRGKCVVNLFFEPSTRTRTSFEKAGKFLSADVINVSASASSVKKGESLIDTVRTLDSMHPDVIVLRHPCEGAPQTVKKFTRASIINAGDGRHQHPTQALLDAVTLKEHLKELKGKRITIIGDIANSRVARSDAALLKSLGAEVAVFGPSTMMPRYPEALGVKKLNSFEEVAAFSDAVILLRIQLERQNAKKTFPSIREYATLFGLNGQKLAKLLPHTLILHPGPFNRGVELNNAVVESPRSLIFNQVETGLAVRMVVLSMVCNRIDQLKEEVQ; the protein is encoded by the coding sequence ATGAGAGACCTCATCTGTGCCCAGCAGATAACACCGGAGCTCTTTTCAGAGATATACGAAACCGCCCTAAAGGTAAAAGAGGCCCTAAGAAGGGGCAGGAAGAAGTTCTCAACCCTAAGGGGAAAGTGCGTAGTTAACCTCTTTTTTGAACCCTCAACCAGAACCAGAACCTCCTTTGAGAAGGCCGGAAAGTTCCTCTCGGCCGACGTTATAAACGTGAGCGCCTCGGCAAGCTCCGTTAAAAAGGGCGAAAGCCTCATAGATACAGTGAGAACCCTCGACTCAATGCACCCGGACGTAATAGTCCTCCGCCACCCGTGTGAAGGGGCACCCCAAACAGTCAAAAAGTTTACAAGGGCCTCCATCATTAACGCCGGAGACGGACGCCACCAGCACCCCACCCAAGCCCTGCTCGACGCCGTTACACTCAAAGAGCACCTTAAAGAGCTAAAGGGAAAGCGGATAACCATAATCGGCGACATAGCAAACAGCAGGGTGGCCCGTTCCGACGCGGCACTGCTAAAGAGCCTCGGAGCGGAAGTGGCGGTTTTCGGTCCCTCTACCATGATGCCCCGGTATCCCGAAGCGCTGGGAGTTAAAAAACTCAACTCCTTTGAAGAGGTGGCGGCCTTCTCAGACGCAGTAATCCTGCTGAGGATTCAGCTGGAGAGGCAGAACGCCAAGAAAACCTTCCCCTCCATAAGGGAGTACGCAACCCTGTTTGGGCTGAACGGCCAAAAGCTGGCAAAACTCCTTCCCCACACCCTCATACTCCACCCCGGCCCCTTCAACAGGGGAGTTGAGCTGAACAACGCAGTTGTAGAGTCACCCCGCTCCCTCATATTCAACCAGGTGGAAACGGGCCTTGCAGTAAGGATGGTGGTGCTGTCGATGGTGTGTAATCGCATAGACCAACTCAAGGAGGAAGTGCAATGA
- a CDS encoding cytochrome c3 family protein: protein MKKKVAVAAAAVLSAATLVAGCFKGGVLNRDLVFKTKNGDVVFSHVYHVKVKKMHCSYCHPRLFKKRFGADHFTMRDIWQGKYCGACHNGKTAFSARDPRNCSRCHKQKAAEGGNG, encoded by the coding sequence ATGAAAAAGAAAGTAGCAGTAGCAGCTGCGGCAGTCCTATCGGCCGCTACCCTCGTTGCAGGCTGCTTCAAGGGAGGGGTGTTAAACAGGGATTTGGTGTTTAAAACAAAAAACGGAGATGTGGTCTTCAGCCACGTCTACCACGTAAAGGTAAAGAAGATGCACTGCTCCTACTGCCACCCGAGGCTGTTTAAGAAACGCTTCGGAGCAGACCACTTCACAATGAGGGATATCTGGCAGGGTAAGTACTGCGGTGCTTGCCACAACGGCAAAACCGCCTTCAGTGCAAGGGACCCGAGGAACTGTTCAAGGTGCCACAAACAGAAAGCTGCAGAGGGAGGCAATGGCTAA
- a CDS encoding dihydroorotase produces MAKRLLIRGGTVVDPSLGLNGRADILIEGSTVVKVEKEIPKAEAEEVLDVGGLIVAPGFIDLHSHLREPGQEWKEDIESGSHAAVAGGITSVCCMANTDPVNDNPVVTRYIVERAEEVGLCDVFPVGAITKGLKGEELAEIGLMVKAGIVAISDDGETPKDSKVLRNAMDYARSLGIPVFTHSEDKTLSEGGHMNEGELSSLLGIPGMPPEAEEIGTVRDLIVAKLTGVHIHVCHVSTEGALKAIEAAKREGVRVSCEITPHHFTLTEEAVREFDTNAKMCPPLRSKRDVEACREALKNGVADVIATDHAPHSEDEKLVEFCKAPFGIIGFQTMLPLSLELVRKGYLSLEEMVRKLSLNPAKIINRNDIGTLKPGARANVAIFDPDETFTLTREEIRSKSVNTPFLNKTLRGRVKFTVYNGKIVFKS; encoded by the coding sequence ATGGCTAAGAGGCTTCTCATAAGGGGAGGAACGGTTGTTGACCCTTCACTGGGGCTCAACGGCCGGGCAGATATCCTCATAGAGGGTAGCACGGTAGTAAAGGTAGAGAAGGAGATTCCCAAAGCGGAAGCTGAAGAGGTTTTAGACGTTGGGGGCCTTATTGTGGCCCCCGGCTTTATAGACCTCCACTCCCACCTGAGGGAGCCCGGTCAGGAGTGGAAGGAAGACATCGAGAGCGGCTCCCACGCAGCCGTTGCAGGGGGAATTACCTCGGTCTGCTGTATGGCCAACACCGACCCTGTTAACGACAACCCGGTTGTAACCCGCTACATCGTAGAGCGAGCAGAGGAAGTGGGACTGTGTGACGTTTTCCCGGTGGGAGCCATAACTAAGGGGCTCAAGGGAGAGGAGCTTGCCGAGATAGGTCTAATGGTTAAGGCCGGAATCGTTGCCATATCCGACGACGGAGAGACCCCTAAGGACAGCAAGGTGCTGAGAAACGCAATGGACTACGCAAGGAGTTTGGGCATACCGGTGTTCACCCACTCCGAAGATAAAACCCTCTCTGAAGGCGGTCACATGAACGAGGGAGAGCTCTCGAGCCTGCTGGGCATACCGGGAATGCCGCCCGAGGCAGAAGAGATAGGGACCGTTCGGGACCTGATAGTGGCAAAGTTAACGGGAGTACACATCCACGTGTGCCACGTATCAACGGAAGGGGCCCTGAAGGCCATAGAGGCGGCAAAACGCGAAGGTGTAAGGGTGAGCTGCGAAATCACGCCCCACCACTTTACGCTGACGGAAGAGGCCGTTAGGGAGTTTGACACAAACGCAAAGATGTGCCCGCCCCTAAGGAGCAAAAGGGACGTTGAAGCCTGCAGGGAAGCACTCAAAAACGGTGTAGCCGACGTTATAGCAACAGACCACGCTCCCCACTCCGAAGACGAGAAACTGGTGGAGTTCTGTAAGGCTCCGTTCGGGATAATAGGCTTCCAAACTATGCTTCCTCTCTCTTTGGAGCTTGTAAGGAAAGGTTACTTGAGCCTTGAGGAGATGGTGAGGAAGCTCTCTTTAAACCCGGCAAAGATAATAAACAGAAACGATATAGGAACCTTAAAGCCCGGAGCACGGGCAAATGTAGCCATATTCGACCCCGACGAGACGTTCACCCTAACAAGGGAGGAGATTCGCTCCAAAAGCGTGAACACTCCGTTCCTTAACAAAACCCTTAGAGGAAGGGTAAAGTTCACTGTTTACAATGGTAAAATAGTGTTTAAATCTTAG
- a CDS encoding SDH family Clp fold serine proteinase — MAQQGVSPFDIFWIIIIFFSLWPLFQQKNLEWARLRLIREIEKKRKSRVITMIHRQERLAFMGFPIVRFITIEDSERVLRAIRMTPDDMPIDFIIHTPGGLALAATQIASALVKHKAPVRVIVPHYAMSGGTLIALAADEIVMDPNAVLGPLDPQIGQFPAPSIVKAVREKLQQEKGSVKEESLILADVAEKALFQMKQTIERILASKGHSPEKAREIADLLTSGYWTHDYPLTVEVLKELGLKVSTEVPKEVYDLMELYYQPSGQASVQFIPVPYGEPKKGEVPVRKPH; from the coding sequence ATGGCCCAACAGGGAGTTAGCCCGTTTGATATCTTCTGGATTATTATCATCTTCTTCTCTCTCTGGCCCCTTTTTCAGCAGAAAAACCTCGAGTGGGCAAGGCTTCGTTTAATCCGCGAGATAGAGAAAAAGAGGAAGTCCCGCGTAATAACAATGATTCACCGTCAGGAGCGGCTGGCGTTTATGGGCTTCCCCATAGTCAGGTTCATAACAATAGAGGACTCCGAGCGCGTTCTGAGGGCCATAAGGATGACCCCCGACGATATGCCTATAGACTTCATAATCCATACGCCGGGAGGCCTTGCCCTTGCGGCAACCCAAATCGCATCCGCCCTCGTTAAACATAAAGCTCCCGTAAGGGTCATAGTGCCCCACTACGCAATGTCGGGGGGAACGCTTATAGCACTTGCGGCAGATGAAATAGTAATGGACCCAAACGCGGTGTTGGGCCCCCTCGACCCGCAAATAGGGCAGTTTCCGGCACCCTCAATAGTGAAGGCCGTAAGGGAGAAGCTACAACAGGAGAAGGGAAGCGTTAAAGAGGAGAGCCTGATTCTTGCAGACGTTGCAGAGAAGGCACTCTTTCAGATGAAGCAGACAATAGAGAGAATTCTGGCATCTAAGGGTCACAGTCCGGAGAAGGCCAGGGAGATTGCCGACCTTCTTACCAGCGGTTACTGGACTCACGACTACCCTCTGACCGTGGAGGTACTTAAAGAACTGGGCCTGAAGGTCTCAACAGAAGTTCCGAAAGAGGTTTACGACCTTATGGAGCTCTACTACCAACCTTCAGGTCAGGCCTCCGTCCAGTTCATTCCAGTTCCCTATGGGGAGCCGAAGAAGGGGGAAGTGCCCGTCAGAAAACCGCATTAG
- a CDS encoding CarD family transcriptional regulator: MFKVGDKVAYPPHGVGVIESTEVRVVGGKEVTYYRITLLGKNMSILIPEVGLESSGVRPVLSEEEIEEVFSYLAEKPTNISEKWTIRHRLNVDRLKTGNIRELATVVRNLSYRSKDKELSYSEKRMFEEAFSKLAEEIALSLGEPVRKVKQRIRKILKEAQKS; encoded by the coding sequence GTGTTTAAAGTGGGAGACAAAGTGGCCTATCCCCCTCACGGCGTGGGCGTTATTGAGAGCACAGAGGTAAGGGTCGTAGGGGGAAAAGAGGTCACCTACTACAGAATCACCCTCCTGGGGAAGAACATGTCTATATTGATTCCCGAGGTAGGGCTCGAAAGCTCCGGCGTTCGACCAGTTCTATCGGAGGAGGAGATAGAGGAGGTTTTCAGCTACTTGGCCGAGAAGCCGACCAACATAAGCGAGAAGTGGACTATACGCCACAGGTTAAACGTAGACAGGCTGAAAACCGGCAACATCAGGGAGTTGGCAACTGTAGTAAGGAACCTCTCTTACAGGTCCAAGGACAAGGAGCTATCTTACTCAGAGAAGAGGATGTTCGAAGAGGCTTTCAGCAAGCTGGCAGAGGAGATAGCTCTATCGCTTGGGGAGCCGGTGAGAAAAGTTAAGCAGAGGATTCGCAAAATCCTCAAAGAGGCTCAGAAGTCGTGA
- a CDS encoding PIN/TRAM domain-containing protein has protein sequence MSKIIGAFFLVLLLVVLIVFKNYGFTLTQSLILSIFITAASFLFYQFVLKRRITVKIVVLFSAGFFLGLYLAKGITLSLYSLFSAFPYLQEIIFLTLPYLFGFLAVEVGRKRPLSEIFKDEAPLYCSVKVVDTSALIDGRVYEIAKIGFIEGKIVIPRFVLEELQTLADSTDPMVRTKGKKGLEIVSKLRTLEKPPVEIYERDFPWIRDVDAKLVELSKRLGAKLITTDYNLNKVASIKGIEILNINDLANALKPVVAVGEELVVFLVKEGKEKNQGVGYLDDGTMVVVDNAKHLIGHKVKVLVNNILQTSAGKIIFGRLKEVVK, from the coding sequence ATGTCCAAGATTATCGGGGCATTCTTCCTGGTCCTTCTCCTTGTGGTTCTGATAGTTTTTAAGAACTACGGGTTTACCCTAACCCAGTCTCTCATTCTGAGCATTTTTATAACCGCCGCCTCTTTCCTCTTCTACCAGTTCGTTTTGAAAAGGCGGATAACGGTCAAGATAGTTGTCCTCTTCTCGGCAGGTTTCTTCCTGGGTCTATACCTGGCCAAGGGGATAACTCTATCGCTCTACTCGCTTTTCAGCGCTTTTCCCTACCTGCAGGAGATTATCTTTCTAACACTCCCCTACCTGTTTGGATTTCTGGCGGTAGAGGTCGGGAGGAAGCGGCCGCTTTCGGAGATTTTTAAAGATGAAGCTCCCCTTTACTGCTCTGTAAAGGTTGTAGATACAAGCGCCCTGATAGACGGCAGGGTTTACGAAATTGCGAAGATAGGGTTTATAGAGGGCAAGATAGTTATTCCGAGGTTCGTTTTAGAGGAGCTTCAAACCCTCGCCGACTCCACAGACCCGATGGTAAGAACAAAGGGGAAGAAGGGGCTCGAGATAGTCTCCAAGCTGAGAACCCTCGAAAAGCCCCCCGTGGAGATTTACGAAAGGGATTTCCCGTGGATAAGGGACGTTGACGCAAAACTGGTTGAGCTCTCCAAAAGGCTCGGGGCAAAGCTCATAACAACTGACTACAACCTAAACAAAGTTGCCTCCATAAAGGGAATAGAAATTCTCAACATAAACGACCTCGCAAACGCCCTGAAGCCAGTTGTTGCCGTTGGAGAAGAACTCGTGGTATTCCTCGTTAAAGAGGGTAAAGAGAAAAACCAGGGAGTTGGATACCTCGACGACGGCACAATGGTTGTAGTAGACAACGCCAAACACCTGATAGGACACAAAGTAAAAGTTTTGGTCAACAACATACTCCAAACTTCCGCCGGCAAGATAATCTTCGGCAGGCTGAAAGAGGTGGTGAAGTGA
- the ispD gene encoding 2-C-methyl-D-erythritol 4-phosphate cytidylyltransferase: MRVAVVPAAGLGKRFGGKKQFFTVMGKKLLEYPLLVMEKSELVDGVILVLPAQDLETGRELQSRFRKVVKIVEGGKERQHSVYRGLLAAKELSPQEVFVHDGVRPLITPALLNDLVVALSDYQVEGVIPAVKPKETVKEAGAPLEPGDFMVNRTLNRDKLLLAQTPQLFRFDVLLECHRKALEEEFIATDDSALIERYGYQTVAIPGDYRNIKVTTPEDLKIVELFLKEFYLV; the protein is encoded by the coding sequence GTGAGGGTTGCCGTTGTACCCGCAGCTGGGCTCGGGAAACGCTTCGGAGGCAAAAAGCAGTTTTTCACGGTTATGGGAAAAAAGTTACTGGAGTACCCCCTGCTCGTTATGGAGAAGTCTGAACTTGTAGACGGCGTAATCCTCGTCCTCCCGGCCCAAGACTTAGAAACGGGCAGAGAGCTCCAATCCCGCTTCAGAAAAGTGGTAAAAATTGTAGAGGGGGGTAAAGAGAGACAACACTCTGTTTACAGAGGGTTACTCGCCGCAAAGGAGCTGAGCCCCCAAGAGGTGTTCGTCCACGACGGCGTAAGGCCCCTAATAACGCCGGCCCTCCTAAACGACCTTGTGGTGGCACTGTCGGACTATCAGGTAGAAGGGGTTATACCGGCGGTGAAGCCGAAAGAGACCGTTAAAGAGGCGGGAGCCCCCCTTGAGCCCGGCGACTTCATGGTAAACAGAACGCTGAACAGAGACAAGCTGCTGCTTGCCCAAACACCCCAGCTCTTCCGCTTCGACGTTCTCCTGGAGTGCCACAGAAAGGCCCTCGAGGAGGAGTTCATAGCGACCGACGACTCCGCCCTCATAGAGCGTTACGGGTATCAAACAGTGGCAATTCCCGGCGATTATAGAAATATAAAGGTAACAACCCCGGAAGACCTCAAAATCGTAGAGCTCTTTCTAAAGGAGTTCTACCTGGTGTAA
- a CDS encoding Crp/Fnr family transcriptional regulator: MVKEFLRQLPLFSKLTERQLEELSRIAVSRKFNKGEVIFHPSQKADAFFILKSGRVKIFKTSKGKEQILRIFEPPIIFGEAASFTGGYFPAWAEAVEESEVLTIPRNQMLNLLKKDPEVGMKLLAVMAQRLIHLTNVIESLSLKSALSKVASYLYRRMEEEGESFKFSTTTASLELGLTKETVSRMLGKLKSLGVVEKNGSTVTVKKPNALKDLAS; the protein is encoded by the coding sequence ATGGTGAAGGAGTTTCTCAGACAGCTGCCGCTCTTTTCAAAGCTCACAGAGAGGCAACTGGAGGAGCTCTCCCGAATTGCGGTAAGCAGAAAGTTCAACAAGGGAGAGGTGATATTCCATCCCTCCCAAAAGGCCGACGCCTTCTTCATACTTAAATCGGGCAGAGTAAAAATATTCAAAACCTCCAAGGGAAAAGAGCAGATTTTAAGGATATTCGAACCTCCCATAATCTTTGGCGAAGCGGCAAGCTTCACCGGAGGCTACTTCCCCGCCTGGGCAGAAGCCGTTGAGGAGTCGGAAGTACTAACAATTCCCCGAAACCAGATGCTCAACCTCCTGAAGAAAGACCCGGAAGTGGGAATGAAACTACTGGCGGTTATGGCCCAGAGGTTGATTCACCTTACAAACGTTATAGAGAGCCTCTCGCTCAAAAGCGCCCTATCGAAAGTCGCAAGCTACCTCTACAGGAGAATGGAGGAAGAGGGAGAGAGCTTCAAATTCAGCACAACAACCGCCTCCCTCGAGCTGGGCCTTACAAAAGAGACCGTTTCCCGGATGCTCGGGAAACTGAAATCCCTCGGGGTTGTGGAGAAAAACGGAAGCACCGTAACAGTTAAAAAACCTAACGCTTTAAAAGACCTGGCCTCCTAA
- a CDS encoding nitrous oxide-stimulated promoter family protein, with translation MSVIEREKETIRRMVEIYCWRRHGSRRGELCPECEKLLNYAFKRLDLCPFGEEKPTCKKCPVHCYSPNMRRKVKEVMRFSGPRLLIYDPFGWLRHEIKERFRRPGLLKR, from the coding sequence ATGTCGGTTATTGAGCGTGAGAAGGAGACTATTCGCCGTATGGTTGAGATTTACTGTTGGAGGCGCCACGGCAGCAGGCGGGGAGAGCTGTGTCCCGAGTGTGAGAAGCTACTGAACTACGCCTTTAAGAGGCTCGACTTGTGCCCTTTCGGTGAGGAAAAGCCCACCTGTAAGAAGTGTCCGGTTCACTGTTACTCTCCGAATATGCGGCGCAAGGTTAAGGAGGTTATGCGCTTTAGCGGTCCCAGGCTGCTTATTTACGACCCCTTTGGCTGGCTCCGTCATGAGATTAAGGAGCGCTTTAGGAGGCCAGGTCTTTTAAAGCGTTAG